Part of the Brassica oleracea var. oleracea cultivar TO1000 chromosome C8, BOL, whole genome shotgun sequence genome is shown below.
CATGGAAGTTACCATATCTTCCTCGACCTCTTCCTCTCCAGCCGGATCGTCCTCCGCGTCCTCTGCCTCTATTACCGCCATAATTCTCTTGCTGAGACTCCATGTTTGAGCTAGTATACATTAGCTTATCTTGATCATCACCATGCTGCTCTTCTTCTTCTTCACATATCCTCTCTTCATATGCTTTTAGCCTACCGACAATATCTTCAAAGCTTGTGGTGTTTAAGTCAAGTACCTGTTCAAGACATGCCACAATATGAATATATTTCTTTCTTGGCAAACTCTTCAGAAACTTCTTCACGAGTTTTGGTTCCTCGATGATTTCTCCTAGCGATGAAGACTTCGAAGAGATTTTGGATAGCTTTCCGGAGAAGGTATCAATTGTATCTGAATCTTTCATCTTGAGTCTATCAAACTCCGCTATCAAGGTTTGTAGTCTCGCTTCTTTCACACGTTCAGCTCCCACATGTCGAGCTTTAATGGCGTCCCAAACTGATTTTGCCGTATCAAGGTCACCAACCTGTAGTATCAAAGCCTCGGGAATTGATTGAAACAACAAAGCTATTGTCATGTTATTTTTCTCTTCGTGTTTGTTCCCGGGGTCAATGGTTTCCCAAACTTTGTTAACCTTGAGTGCGATCTTCATTCTCATAGCCCAGACCGTGTAGTTTGAAGCATTCAGCATTGGAAGTTTTATGGAGGAAGGTCCGGTTTCCTTGGTCGGTGTCCCGACCTCATCTTTTTCGTCACTCATGATCGATGTTTTGTAGTTGCTTCAGACGATGATCAAGTTTTTATAGAATGCTCTGATACCAAGTGTGGAATCACTAAGTTAATAAGAATCACAAGTTAATAAGAAGTCCTTCTCTTATTAATCAATTTAACTCACAAGATCACAAATCACCAAAACTCATATGTTATGTCACAAGCTTGACATCTCTATATATATAAATATAAAGTCCTAAACACATTCAATATAGGAAAACAAGATAACTCCTAATCATCATAGACTTTCCTATTTATATATATGTAGCTTTATCACCAAGCTATTCCAAGTTTATCCCAACAGTGATCGCAGCCTCCAGAGCGATGGTGCTGCTTAGATTTCCAAAACAAAACAATTGACCGGGTGATTGCACCTCCTAAAGCGATATGTCTATTGACATGTACAAACCAGTTACAATGGGCTCTGTAACATCCACTGGTTAGATACACATCTCTCTGCATAAAATTTACAAAGACTCAACAACAAATAAATTTTATTAGTTGTTACTTTTGAAACTTACTTCAGTTAGTTTATATCCTTGTTTGACAAATTTGACTTCAGTAAAAACATACTGTAAAAAGGTAAATTTCCATTCGTCAATATTTTTGTCTCTTTATTACCAAATATTTTGTCCATAGTGCTCATGTTAAAACTGAATGTTTATATCTTTTCACCTAACTTGCATGTGTAATATATATACCATACATTTCTTTACTCAGTCATAGATTTATAGTACAAATCTAGCCTAATTGAAGTTTTTATATATATCTTGATGTGGCATATCATC
Proteins encoded:
- the LOC106308458 gene encoding uncharacterized protein LOC106308458, translating into MSDEKDEVGTPTKETGPSSIKLPMLNASNYTVWAMRMKIALKVNKVWETIDPGNKHEEKNNMTIALLFQSIPEALILQVGDLDTAKSVWDAIKARHVGAERVKEARLQTLIAEFDRLKMKDSDTIDTFSGKLSKISSKSSSLGEIIEEPKLVKKFLKSLPRKKYIHIVACLEQVLDLNTTSFEDIVGRLKAYEERICEEEEEQHGDDQDKLMYTSSNMESQQENYGGNRGRGRGGRSGWRGRGRGRYDCPDKLLKLQETVEKKDEDTQDADELMMHELVYLNEQKVKPSIFASEQDTTNIWYLDNGASNHMRANRMFFSTLDERITGKVRFGDDSRIDIKGRGNIRFIFDGGEKKILKNVYYIPGLRSNIISLGQAIEAGCEVRMKDKELYLLDRFGHPMVKTTRSPNRPYKVILAANTVQVLQFSEAAESYK